One Candidatus Methylomirabilota bacterium genomic region harbors:
- the csrA gene encoding carbon storage regulator, producing MLILTRRTGEAITIGDAIVIGVLEVRGSQVRLGISAPAEVAVHRAEIHERIREANCHAGSVALSQADALSERPSAPSSRSGPRQIRHLRYPKCFVRSLECRPIIA from the coding sequence ATGCTGATCCTGACCAGGAGGACGGGTGAGGCGATCACGATCGGTGACGCGATCGTGATCGGTGTGCTGGAGGTCCGAGGCTCGCAGGTGCGTCTCGGCATTTCGGCGCCCGCCGAGGTCGCGGTCCATCGAGCCGAGATCCACGAACGGATTCGAGAGGCGAACTGTCACGCCGGCTCCGTCGCGCTGTCGCAGGCCGACGCGTTGAGCGAACGCCCCTCCGCGCCATCTTCCCGAAGCGGCCCTCGCCAGATACGCCATCTCCGCTACCCGAAGTGTTTCGTGCGGAGTCTTGAATGTCGGCCGATCATCGCATAG